The window GCCGCCGGGGTGGTCTGGCCGGGGCGGATGGAGGTACTGCCGTGGCGGGGGGGCCGGGTGTTGCTGGACGGGGCGCACAACCCGGCAGGAGCACACGCCCTCGCGTCGGCGCTGCGGGATCTGGGTACAGGCCCTCTGCCGCTGATCTTCGGGGCGGCGTCCGGCAAGGATGTGGCCGGGGTAGCGTCAGCGCTGCGGGAGGCCGCCTCGGAGGTGATCCTGACCCGTGCCCACCTGAGTCCACGGGTGCTTCCTCCAGAGGAATTGGCTCCCCACTTCGCGGGCACGCCCGTGCGCCTGGCCGACTCACCTCAGGACGCTCTGGCCCTGCTGCCGGAGGGCGGCACCGCCGTCGTGTGCGGCAGCCTCTACCTGATCGGGGAGGTGCGGCCCCTGCTGCTAGGCGAGGTGCCCGAGACTCGGGAACGCTGGCAATAGGCTGCCCTTTCACTGAAACGCCCCCGAGCGGGCGCTGGGGGCGGGGGGTCATCGGGGGCTCAGACCGCGTGTCTACGTTCGGCCTGAGTCACGAGGTAGGCGCGGGTGGCGTTCAGCCAGGCCTGGGCCAGCGGGCTCTGGGGATGCTGGCGGTCTTGCAGCGCCCGCAGACCCACGCTGAGGTGGCGCTCAATCTGCCGGATGGCCCGCAGCCCCCCCTCATTCTCGGCCTCGATCAGGGTGTTCAGCACGGTGGTGGGATGAGCGTGACCGCTGCGAAGACTCGCGGCGATGATGTCGAATGCACGCATGAGGCCCTCCTGGGGCGGGTGGGCGGAAAAGGGGACGGCGGGCAGAGGCCCTGATCCTAGCAGGACCCCTCGGCGGAGGCAAGAAGAACGTGCCTTTATTCTGTATTGACCGTACCGGGGGGCGGTGTTACACTCCGACTGGGAACGTCCGGTTCTGCCCACAGGCAACTCGCCTGCCCGGAGCAGGGGGCGTCCCAGGCGACCGCCGCCCGAGCCGGGGGGTGCGCCGCCGCAGCCAAGGAGGTGAATGATGAAACTGCATGAACGGCTCCGCGAACTGCGCAGCGAACGCGGGCTGCGGCTCAAGGACGTCGCCGAGAGCGCCGGAATCAGCGTGCCCTATCTCAGCGACCTGGAGCGGGGCCGCACCAATCCCAGCCTGGAGACCCTCCAGACGCTGGCCGGGGCGTACACCATCACGGTCCATGACCTGCTGGAAGGCGTCGAGTTCTACGGCGACTCCACCGAGGGGGCGCTGCCCAAGGGCTTGGCCGACCTGGTGGCCGACCCCACCCTGGGTGCCCAGCTCACGCCCGACTGGATCCGGACCCTGTCGCGCATCGAGTTGCGTGGCAAGCGGCCCCGCGACAAGGGCGACTGGTACGAGATCTACCTGCATCTCAAGCGAATCCTGGGCTAACTCCCAGTGGAACAATGCCGGGCCGGGAAGCTGCATGCTCCCGGCCCGTTTTCGTGGCGATGCAGGACCCGATCAGGCGGTCAGGCTGCGCCCAGCGTCCGCGCCGCCCCGCGTGAGCAGCAGGGTCCCGGCGCCCCAGGCCCCGCCGACAAGGGCCACCACCAGGGCCAGCGGCGGAACGGCGAGACACAGGGCCAGCACCCCCAGACCCAGCACGCTGCCCACTGCGTCGGGCTGCGGAAGGCGGAACCGGCAGGCCAGCACCCGCCCGGCGTCATAGGCGCTGACGCTCAGGCCGGTGGCGATCAGCAGGAAGGCCGCCGCGAGGGCGAACAGGCTCGGCACCAGCAGCCCGCTCAGCGCCAGCGCGAGGGCCGGGCCGATCAGGGCCGCGAGGGCCAGCACCCCCAGCGCCAGGGTCCGCAGCGGGGCGTGGCGCTGCCGCCGGGCCAGCAGCGGTGCGGCGCCCGTCACGAACAGCAGGCCCAGGGCGCCCGCCGTCAGCGCCAGGAAGACCGGTCCCCACGCCGCCCCGCCCAGCCAGCCCAGCAGGGGCCGGAAAGCCGAGGCCGTCGCCAGTCCCAGCCCGGTGGGGGGCGGGGTCTGCTGCGCGGTCGCGTCCCCCGGTGCCCGGCCCAGCAGGGCGTGGACCTGGCCGCGCACCTCGGCGCCGGGCGCCCGCCGCACGTCCCCGAAGAGGGTCACGACCTCGCCCTCCACCCGTGCGCCAGGCAGCAGCCGCACGTCGCCGCCCACCACGATCACGTTGCCCGCGACTGGCCCCCCCACGGTCCGGGTCTGCCCCAGGGTGATGCCGCTGTGCTGCGCGGCCTGGTAAAGCGGCGGCAGGGTCAGCGCCGCCGACAGCACGAAACCCCCGGCGCCCAGCCGCTGTACGGCGGGCGTGGGCTTCCAGACGATCAGGGCACTGACCAGGAGCAGCAGCCCCATACCCAGCCCCACCAGTGGCGAGAGTCCGGCAACCAGGCCCTGAAGCACGTCGGCCCCCGCCGCGAGGCCGGGCCACGCCTCGGTGACTCCCAGCAGCGTCAGGCCCACCAGCAGGCCCCCCACCAGCAGGGTGGGGGCGGGGTTGTGCGGGCGGGGTGGGGGGGCGGAAGGCGTGGGCACCGCTCCCCGCGCGTCCGCACCGATGCGGGCCGTGACAGCGGCGGCCAGCGAGCCGGGCAGGACTGGGCCAGAACGCAGCGCCGCGCTCCAGGCGACCTCACTCGCCACGGCCGGGGCCACCGACCTCGTCGCGGGTGGGGGCAGGGTGCCCAGCCGGGCCGACAGCCCCACCTCCCGCGCGACCTCAGCGGCGATCCGGCGGGACGGCGCGGGGAGGGCACCGGCCGTCAGATGGGCACTCCAGGCGATCTCGGAGGCCAGGTCGGGGGCCAGGGAGTGGGCAGGCCGGGGCGGCTCCAGCATCCGCAGCAGCGTCTCGGCGTGGGTCAGACTCGCCCGCAAGCGCCCGAACTCGGGGTCGTGCGACAGCGCGGCGACCTGCGCCCGCTCGGCCCCGGTGAGTTCACCGTCGGCCTCGCGGCGCAGCAGGTCGAGCCAGTCTCCCCGCTCTGCCGTCCCCATACGCCCCTGTTACGCGGGTGGGACCGCCCCGGTTCCCGGGTCCGGCCGGTGGTCGGGGGCCGCGTAGTCGCCGCTCTTGCCCCCAGCCTTGTACAGCAGGCGCACGCCGTCGATGGTCAGCGCCTTGCTGCTCGCCTTGAGCATGTCGTAGACGTTCAGGGCCGCCACCGTCACAGCGGTCAGGGCTTCCATCTCCACGCCGGTCGGGGCCGTGGTGTGGACCGTCGCCACGACGCGCACGCCCTCCGGTTCCAGGGTGACCGTCACCTCCGCCCCGGTCACGGGGATGGGATGACACAGCAGCACGAGGTCGGCGGTGCGTTTGCTGCCCGCCAGCCCCGCCAGCCGCGCGACCGTGAGGGGGTCGCCCTTGGGAGTGCGGCCCGCCTGCAGTGCGGCGCGGGCTTCCGGGGGCAGGCGCACCCAGCCCTCGGCGGTGGCGCTGCGGGCGGTGGCGGCCTTGGCACTCACGTCCACCATGCGCGGTTCGCCGTCCCGGAAGTGGGTGAGGCCGGGGGCCTCCCCGGTCACTCGTCGCCTTCCGGCAGCTTCAGGTCGCGCAGCCCCGCGAAGGGGTTCTGCTTGGCGTGCACGGTGCCTTCCGGGATGCCCAGCAGGTCGTCGATCTCCTCGACCGGCACGCGGGCGCTGTGCTCGCACGGTCCCTCGTTGAGGTCGTGGCCGCACACCTGGCACAGCCCCAGGCAGTCGGGGGCGTGCAGCACGCTCAGCGGGGCGGCCAGCAGCGCCGTTTCCGCGAGGTAGGCGCTGAGGTCGAGGTCGGGGTCGCCGAAGACCAGCACGTCCTCGCCGCTCTCAGCTTCCTCCAAGTGGGGGAGGGTGACGGCGGGGTCGTAGCGCAGCAGGGTGCCGAGTTGCAACTCCAGCGGCACGGGCACGTCACGCAGGCAGCGGGCGCACTCCATGACCAGCGTGGGCGAGAACTCGCCCTGGAGGTACATCTCGCCGCCGCCCAGCGGGTTGACGTCGATCTCGTAGGGGGCAGGTTCGGCAAAGGTGAGGCGCTGCTCCTCGCCGCCCTGCTCGTAGGTGAGGTGGTCGAGGGTGCCCTCGGCGTGCGCGTCGGCGTCGCGCCGCAGGGCGGTTCCCAGGTGAATGCGGGGCGTGTCGGTCATCCGCCCATCATAGGGCCGCCCCCGTCCCGGCGACCGCGCTGTGGGCACGGTCCGCAGATCAGGCCAGCTCGACGATGCTGCCGTCCGAGATGGTGAGCTTGTGGGTGCTCGGAACCGTGCGCCCCCCGCGCACCTGCGCCCGCACGCCGAGCAGGCAGTCCTGAAGCCGGGTGTGGACGTTCTCGATGCGGGCTTCGGCGTCCACCACGCTGTGTTCGACCTCGGCATGGCGAATCACGCTCTCCCGGCCCACGCTGGTGAAGGGGCCGATATAGGCGTCCTCCACGACCACGCCCTCGCCCAGCAGCACCGGCCCCACGATCTTGCTGCGGATCACCCGCGCGGAGGCGGGCACGATGACCCGCCCGGTGAGACGCGACTCTTCGACCTCGCCCTGCACGTCGGGCGTGATCTGCTCCAGCAGCAAGCGGTTGGCGTCCAGCAGGTCGGCGGGGCGCCCGGTGTCCTTCCACCAGCCCTCCACCCGCTGCCCCAGCACCCGCTCGCCGCGCTCGATCAGGCCCTGGATGGCGTCGGTGATCTCGTACTCGCCCCGTGCCGAGGCGGGCATGCCGTCGAGCACCCCGAACACCTGCGGGGTAAAGCAGTACAGCCCCGCCACCGCCATGTTGCTGGGCGGATTCTTGGGCTTTTCCACCAGCCGGGTGATACGGTCGCCGTCGAGTTCGGCCACCCCGAAGGCGGTGGGGTCGGCCACCTCCACCAGGGCGATCACGGCCGCTGGCCCCTCGGCCTCGAAGCGCTCGATAAAGGGCCGCACCCCGTGTTCAAACAGGTTGTCACCCAGGTACACGCAGAAGTTGTCCCCGCCCACCCACTCGCGGGCCGTCAGGACGGCGTGCCCCAGCCCGAGCTGCTCATGCTGGTCGATCAGGGTGACGTGGGCGCCGGGGGCCTGCTCCAGCGTCTGTTCGATCTCGGCGCGGGTGGCGTCCGAGACGATGATGCCGACCTCGGAGATTCCGGCGGCCAGCAGGGTCCGCAGCGCGTGCACGATGATGGGCGCCCCCGCCACCGGCAGCACCGGCTTGGGGCGGGTATAGGTGAGGGGACGCAGGCGGGTGCCCAGGCCAGCGGCCGGAATGATCGCTTTCATTGCCCGCATCATTCCACGCGCCTCAGCCGCGCGACTTGAGGAAAGGTGCAGGAATGCCCGCCCAGCGGGGCCGGAGCCGACTAAACAAAAACCCCCGCCGGAGGGCGGAGGCTTCTGGTCGTGGTGACCCCAACGGGATTCGAACCCGTATCGCTACCTTGAAAGGGTAGTGTCCTAACCGTTAGACGATGGGGCCACACCACTTCAGTTTGCATTGGCGCGTGGCCTCCGCTGACTGCCTTTCAAGGGGCGCCGTTTCCGGCACGCACAGGAGAATACCGGTCAGGAACACGTTCGTCAACAGGGGGCGCGAAAGAGGCCCGCGCCCCCCCCCGCGCCTTACATGTGCAGGGCGCGTTTGTCGGCGGCCAGCGCCGCTTCCTTGACCACTTCCGAGAGGGTGGGGTGGGCGTGCACGGTGCGGGCGAGGTCCTCGGCGCTGCCGCCGAACTCCATGATGGCGACCGTTTCCCCGATCAGCTCGGAGACGTTGGGGCCGACCATGTGAACGCCCAGAATCTTGTCGGTGTCCGCGTCGGCGACGACCTTCACGAAGCCGCGCGGGTCGCCGTGCCCCAGCGCCCGGCCGTTGGCGCTGAAGGGGAACTGCCCGGCCTTGACGCTGTGGCCCTTCTCCTTGGCCTGTTTCTCGGTTAGGCCCGCCCAGGCGATCTCGGGCGAGGTGTAGATCACCCAGGGAATCACGTCGTAGTTCACGTGCCCGGCCTGCCCCGCCAGCATCTCGGCGAGGGCCACGCCCTCCTCCTCGGCCTTGTGGGCCAGCATTGCGCCGCCGATCACGTCCCCGACGGCGTACACGCCGGGGAGGTTGGTGCGGTAGTGCCCGTCTACCTTGACAAAGCCGCGCTCGTCCAGCTCCAGGCCGACTGCCTCGGCACCCAGGCCCGCCGTGTTGGGCACCCGGCCGATGGAGACGATCAGCTTGTCGAAGCGGGCGGTGATCTCCTGCTCCTTTTCCGTGTAAGTGACGGTCACGCCGGAGTCGTCCTGCTCCACGGCGCTGATGTTCACGCCGAAGTGGAACTCCAGCCCCTGCTTCTGGAACTGCTTGAGGGCTTCTTTGCTCACGGCCTCGTCAGCGGCCATCAGGAAGCCGGGCAGGGCCTCCAGAATGGTCACCTGCGCCCCCAGGCGGCGCCACACGCTGCCCAGTTCCACGCCGATCACGCCCGCGCCGATGATGCCGAGCTTGCCCGGCACCTGCTCGAACGCGAGCGCCCCGCTGTTTTCCACCACATGCCCGCCGAAGGGTGCGAGCGGCAGCTCGCGGGGGCTGCTGCCCGTCGCCACGATGACGTGCCGGGCGACGACCTCGGTCCCGGCCCCCCCGTTTTCAGAGACAGCGACGACCCAGCCGCCCTCGTCCTGGCGGACCAGTCGGCCCAGGCCGTGGAAGGAGGTCACCTTGTTCTTCTTGAACAGGTAGGCGATGCCCCCGGTGAGCTTGTCCACGACGCCTTCCTTGCGGCCTAGCATCTTGCCGAGGTCCACGCGGGCGCCGTCCACCTGAATGCCGTGTTCGGCGGCGTCATGCTGAATCATCTCGAAGCGTTCGCTGGAATCCAGCATCGCCTTGCTGGGAATGCAGCCCACGTTGAGGCAGGTGCCGCCGAGGGAAGCCTTGCCCCCACGCTCGAAGGCGTCCACGCAGGCCACCCGGAAGCCGAGCTGCGCGGCCCGGATCGCGGCCACGTACCCGGCGGGGCCGCCGCCAATCACCATCACGTCATATGCGTCCATACCGTCTCCGAGCGTACCACCCCCCTTCGGGGCGGATTGCGGCGCGTTCCTGGGAGGGAGACAGCGTTAAGGGGACCGGGAGGAGTCAGCGCCGAGAGCTTGTGCGAGCAGCTCGGGATAGAAGGCGTCGGCCAACCTGAGCGCCCCGGCCTCCTCCAGGGTGAACCACGCGACCTCATCGTGTTCTTCGGGTGCCAGATTCGCCGGTGTGCCCGTCCAGCTTTCCACCAGCCAGAAGGAGAGGTCGGCCTCTGGCGTCACCTCCCGGCGCAAGAGGGAAGCCTGGCGAACCTCGGTGCCCAGTTCCTCGCGCAGCTCACGGGACAGGGTCGCCTGCGGGGATTCGCCCGCCTCCGTGTGCCCACCGGGAAGGTCCCACACGTCTGGGTACCACGCCCGGTCGGCGCGGCGGTGGCACAGCAGCACGCGGCCTTCCCGCACGAGCACCCCGCACAGGACGACATGCCGAGGGTCGCTCACGCCCGCAACGCCGCGTAGGCCGACGCCACCCGCGCCGCCACCGCCGCGTTGTGCCGCACGAGCGCGATGTTGGCCGCGAGGCTGCGGCCCTCCGTGATCTCCACGATGCGGCCCAGCAGGTACGGCGTCGTCTCCTTGCCCGTCAGCCCCAGGGCGGCCATGTCCGCGAGCGCCCGCTCGATGTGGGGGGTGATTTCCTCAGCGGGGATCTCAGCCTCTTCGGGAATCGGGTTGGCGAGCAGCACGCCGCCCCTCAGCCCCAGCGACCACTTGGCGTGCAGGACGCGGGCAGCTTCGGCCTCCGAGGCGACCGTCAGCGGGGAGGCGAAGCCGCTGCGGCGCGAGTAGAAGGCCGGGAACTCCTCACTGCCCAGCGTGATGGCGGGCACGCCCTGGGTTTCGAGGACCTCCAGCGTGAGGCCGATGTCGAGGATGCTCTTGACCCCGGCGCTCACCACGCACACGTCGGTACGGGCGAGTTCGGTCAGGTCGGCGCTGATGTCCATCGTCTCGCCCGCCCCCCGGTGCACGCCGCCCGTGCCTCCGGTGGCGAAGACCCGGATGCCCACCAGCGAAGCGATCCGCATGGTGGACGCCACCGTGGTCGCCCCGTGCCGCCCGAGCGCCACCGTGACGGGGAGGTCGCGGGTGCTGATCTTCTGCACGTTCCTGTCGGTCGCCAGCAGCTCCAGCTCGTCGGGCGTCAGGCCCACCTTGAGGCGCCCACCCAGCACGGCGACCGTGGCGGGAATGGCCCCGTGCTCGCGCACGACGGCCTCCACGCCCCGCGCCATCTCGACGTTCTGGGGGTAGGGCATCCCGTGGCTGATGATGGTGCTTTCCAGGGCGACGACGGGCTGGCCGCCCGCGAGCGCGTCGGCGACCTCGGGGTGGAGGTCGGTCAGGGCGGCAACTTCGGGGCGGAGGGGGGCATAGGTAGGCATGGGGACTCCTTGGGGAACGAGGGGCGGGGGATTCAGGGTTGCGGGCGCCCGAGGCGCGAGCGCACGGCGGCGGGGGTGAGGGTGGGGGAGACGGTGTGCGGGCTTTCGACCGTGAGGGCAGCGGCGGCGTGGCCGTGCCGGGCGGCCTCCTCCGGGTCGGCCCCGCCCAGCAGCGCGGCGAGATACGCGGCGAGCATCGCGTCCCCTGCGCCTGTCACGTCGGCCACGTCGGCAGGCAGGGCGGGGAGTTCGGCCACGCCCTCCGGGCCGGAGAGCAGGCTTCCGCGTTCGCCCCGGCGCACCCACACGGTGTCGATGCCCTGGCCGTGCAGTTCGCTCGCCGCGTCCCGGAGGGTCTCCAGCGTGTCCGGGACCGCCCGGCCCACCAGCGCCCCGAGTTCCCCGACATTCGGGGTGACGGTGTGGGGGGGGAGGCCCGAGGCCAGCGCCGGGAGCAGCCGCGCGGCCTTGGGTTCGCTGACCGGCTCGAAGACGACTGGGACGCCCGCCTCGGTGCAGAGGGAGAGCAGGTGCGTGAGCGTGTCGGGACTCAGGTTGCCGTCCGCGACGACCCAGGCGGCCCCGCGCAGCACCCCCCGGCGTTCCTGCACGGCGGCGGGGGTCAGCGCGTCCATGCTTCCCATCGCGGCGACGGCGATCAGCAGTTCGCCCCGGTCGTCCAGCACGGCCGTGTAGGTGCCTGTCGGCCCGTCCAGACGCAGGACCGAGCGCACGTCCACCCCCGCCGCTTCCGTCTCGCGCAGCAGCAGGTCGCCGTGGGGGTCACGGCCCACCGCCGCAATCAGGCGCGTGTCCACCCCCAGCCGCGCAAGGTTCTCGGCGATATTGCGGGCCACGCCGCCGGGGGCCTGGGTCCCCGTACCGGGATTGCTGGTGCCAGGTACGGCGGGCGCGAGCGTCCGGGCCTTGATGTCCATGTTCGCTCCGCCGAACACGACCACGTAGGGGGCAGCGTCGGGGGCCACCACGTACCCGCGCCCCAGCAGCGCCCCCTTGCGGATCAGGTTGCTGACATGCACGTTCACCGCCCCCCGCGAGGTGCCCAGCCGCCGGGCGAGTTCCTCCGGCGTGCTCAGCGGGGCCTCGCGGATCAGGGTCAGCAGGTCGCGTTCACGGTCGGTCAGGGACGGGGGCATGACTTAATCAAGATAAGCCGCTTATATTCGCTTAAGCAAGAGGTCGGTCAGTCCTCGCCGCCTCCCAGAGGGCGAGTGTCTCCTGGGCCTCGTCTACGTGCATCTGCTCGACTAGGGCGCCCCGGTAGGTCGCCACGCTGCGCCCTTCTTGCCTTGCCTGGGTCCACGCCGCGATCAGGCCCCGTGCCGCCTCCGCTTCCACCTCCGACACCCCTAAGGCCCGGTTGGCAATCTCGATCTGACCCGGATGAATGACCGTCTTGCCGGAAAAGCCCAGCGTGCGGCCCTGTCCGCATTCTCGCTCGAAGCCTTCGGGGTCGCGCACGTCGTTGTAGACGGCGTCCAGCGGCACCTTGCCGTGAGCGCGGGCGGCGAGGACCACCGCCGAGAGGGCGTGCAGCAGCGGCGTCCGGGCGGGGTCGGGCCGGGTCCGCAGCGCCCGCGCGAGGTCATTCGCCCCCACGATCAGGCCCGCCACGCCGGGGGCGGCGGCGATCCCGGCGGCGTGCAGCACGCCGGTCGGCGTCTCGATCATGGCCCAGAGGGGCACGCGCAGGTGCAGGTCGCGCACGGTGGCGGCGTCCTCCACCTTGGGCAGCACCAGCCCGTCGGCTCCGGCCCGCAAGGCCAGCTCGCGGTCGGCGTGTTCCCAGGGGGTGCCCAGGCCGTTGACCCGCACCAGCACGGGACAGGGCCACGGCGTCCGCAGCGCGGCGGCCACGTTCTCACGGGCGGCGTCCTTGTGCTCGGGTGCGACGGCGTCCTCCAGGTCGAGAATCACCGCGTCCGCGCCCAGCGTGCGGGCCTTTTCCACGGCGCGGGGCTTGTCACCCGGCACGTACAGCACCGAGCGCCACGGCCTAACGCTCACGCCGCTCCTCCTTGCGGCGGGACCGCGCCGCGCTCGACGCGAGCAGGAAGGGCAGCAGGGCCAGCACGAAGCGCAGGGGGCGGGGCAGACGGATCATGTCTCCAGCGTAAGGCCCCAGATGCTCGCCGGGGCCAGTTCCAGCACGTTTCCGGCGGGGTCGTGAAAATACAGGCTCTCGCCCCGGTTGCCCCAGGCGTAACGGGTGACGCGCAGGCCGTGGCCCTCCAGCCGCGCCTGCCACCCGTCTGTCTCCTCCCCCGGAATGGCGAGGCAGGCGTGTCCGCCCGGCTTGCCCGCGTGCGGCGGCACGTCGCCGGGCTGGGCGCTGGCCTCCGGATGGAAGATCAGCAGCATGGAGCCGTCGAGCCGGTAGAAGAGGTGCCGACCCGCGACTTTGCCGAACAGGGACAGGCCGAGCACCTCCGAATAGAAGGTCTCGGCCCGGTCGAGGTCGTCCACGTAGAGGCAGGTTTCCAGGGCACGCATGGGGAGAGCTTAGGACACGCGGTCAGCGATCAGCTTTCAGCAACAGCGTCTCTGGCTGAGGGCTGATTGCTCCTACGGCAGCAGCACCCGCGGCGTCGGCCCCGGCCCCAGGGCGCGGCGCTGCACCTCGCGCAGGGTGGCGTCGCCGCTTGCCTGCACGCCGTGGCGCCGGAAGGAGGTGGCGAGGCTCTGGGCGTCGCGGGCGAGCAGGTCGCGGAAATGGGGGTTCTGGCGGGTGGTCAGTTGCGGAAAGTCGATGATCGTCACGGTGTTCTCCCACCACAGGAGGTTGTAGGTGCTGTAGTCGCCGTGGGCGTAGCCCAGCCGCAGCATGTCTGCCATGCCGGACAGGGCCTGATCCCAGGCGCGGCGGGCTTCCTCAGGCGTGAGCGAGGCTTCGCTCAGGCGCGGGGCGGGCTGGTCCTCGTGCCCGATCAGGCGCATCAGGACGGCGGGGGCGGTCGCGCTGTAGTCGAACGGCGAGGGACCGACGAGCGGTTCGGGCACGTTCAGCCCCGCCTCCCAGAGATGCCACAGGTGCGTGTACTCGGCGCAGACCCAGCCCTGGTGCAGCATCTCCAGCCCCTTGCGGCTGCGGCCCGCCATCGCCTTGGCCGCCCGCGCGTCGGGGATGTACACCCCGGCGCGGTAGACCTCGTCGCGCTGGAAGGAGCGGGCCTGAAGGTCGCGGTAGAGCTTGAGCAGCAGCGTGCCACGCGGCCCACGGGCGACGTAGGCGGTGGCTTCCTTGCCGCTCTTGAGTTCGGCGAGCACTTCGGTGACGTGGCCCAGCGCCTTCAGGCGGGCGATCACGTCGTCTTCAGACGTGTCCTCG is drawn from Deinococcus terrestris and contains these coding sequences:
- a CDS encoding helix-turn-helix domain-containing protein; its protein translation is MKLHERLRELRSERGLRLKDVAESAGISVPYLSDLERGRTNPSLETLQTLAGAYTITVHDLLEGVEFYGDSTEGALPKGLADLVADPTLGAQLTPDWIRTLSRIELRGKRPRDKGDWYEIYLHLKRILG
- a CDS encoding bactofilin family protein, whose translation is MGTAERGDWLDLLRREADGELTGAERAQVAALSHDPEFGRLRASLTHAETLLRMLEPPRPAHSLAPDLASEIAWSAHLTAGALPAPSRRIAAEVAREVGLSARLGTLPPPATRSVAPAVASEVAWSAALRSGPVLPGSLAAAVTARIGADARGAVPTPSAPPPRPHNPAPTLLVGGLLVGLTLLGVTEAWPGLAAGADVLQGLVAGLSPLVGLGMGLLLLVSALIVWKPTPAVQRLGAGGFVLSAALTLPPLYQAAQHSGITLGQTRTVGGPVAGNVIVVGGDVRLLPGARVEGEVVTLFGDVRRAPGAEVRGQVHALLGRAPGDATAQQTPPPTGLGLATASAFRPLLGWLGGAAWGPVFLALTAGALGLLFVTGAAPLLARRQRHAPLRTLALGVLALAALIGPALALALSGLLVPSLFALAAAFLLIATGLSVSAYDAGRVLACRFRLPQPDAVGSVLGLGVLALCLAVPPLALVVALVGGAWGAGTLLLTRGGADAGRSLTA
- the moaC gene encoding cyclic pyranopterin monophosphate synthase MoaC; this translates as MTGEAPGLTHFRDGEPRMVDVSAKAATARSATAEGWVRLPPEARAALQAGRTPKGDPLTVARLAGLAGSKRTADLVLLCHPIPVTGAEVTVTLEPEGVRVVATVHTTAPTGVEMEALTAVTVAALNVYDMLKASSKALTIDGVRLLYKAGGKSGDYAAPDHRPDPGTGAVPPA
- a CDS encoding YceD family protein encodes the protein MTDTPRIHLGTALRRDADAHAEGTLDHLTYEQGGEEQRLTFAEPAPYEIDVNPLGGGEMYLQGEFSPTLVMECARCLRDVPVPLELQLGTLLRYDPAVTLPHLEEAESGEDVLVFGDPDLDLSAYLAETALLAAPLSVLHAPDCLGLCQVCGHDLNEGPCEHSARVPVEEIDDLLGIPEGTVHAKQNPFAGLRDLKLPEGDE
- a CDS encoding glucose-1-phosphate thymidylyltransferase, producing the protein MKAIIPAAGLGTRLRPLTYTRPKPVLPVAGAPIIVHALRTLLAAGISEVGIIVSDATRAEIEQTLEQAPGAHVTLIDQHEQLGLGHAVLTAREWVGGDNFCVYLGDNLFEHGVRPFIERFEAEGPAAVIALVEVADPTAFGVAELDGDRITRLVEKPKNPPSNMAVAGLYCFTPQVFGVLDGMPASARGEYEITDAIQGLIERGERVLGQRVEGWWKDTGRPADLLDANRLLLEQITPDVQGEVEESRLTGRVIVPASARVIRSKIVGPVLLGEGVVVEDAYIGPFTSVGRESVIRHAEVEHSVVDAEARIENVHTRLQDCLLGVRAQVRGGRTVPSTHKLTISDGSIVELA
- the lpdA gene encoding dihydrolipoyl dehydrogenase, which encodes MDAYDVMVIGGGPAGYVAAIRAAQLGFRVACVDAFERGGKASLGGTCLNVGCIPSKAMLDSSERFEMIQHDAAEHGIQVDGARVDLGKMLGRKEGVVDKLTGGIAYLFKKNKVTSFHGLGRLVRQDEGGWVVAVSENGGAGTEVVARHVIVATGSSPRELPLAPFGGHVVENSGALAFEQVPGKLGIIGAGVIGVELGSVWRRLGAQVTILEALPGFLMAADEAVSKEALKQFQKQGLEFHFGVNISAVEQDDSGVTVTYTEKEQEITARFDKLIVSIGRVPNTAGLGAEAVGLELDERGFVKVDGHYRTNLPGVYAVGDVIGGAMLAHKAEEEGVALAEMLAGQAGHVNYDVIPWVIYTSPEIAWAGLTEKQAKEKGHSVKAGQFPFSANGRALGHGDPRGFVKVVADADTDKILGVHMVGPNVSELIGETVAIMEFGGSAEDLARTVHAHPTLSEVVKEAALAADKRALHM
- a CDS encoding NUDIX domain-containing protein, with translation MSDPRHVVLCGVLVREGRVLLCHRRADRAWYPDVWDLPGGHTEAGESPQATLSRELREELGTEVRQASLLRREVTPEADLSFWLVESWTGTPANLAPEEHDEVAWFTLEEAGALRLADAFYPELLAQALGADSSRSP
- a CDS encoding pseudouridine-5'-phosphate glycosidase, whose translation is MPTYAPLRPEVAALTDLHPEVADALAGGQPVVALESTIISHGMPYPQNVEMARGVEAVVREHGAIPATVAVLGGRLKVGLTPDELELLATDRNVQKISTRDLPVTVALGRHGATTVASTMRIASLVGIRVFATGGTGGVHRGAGETMDISADLTELARTDVCVVSAGVKSILDIGLTLEVLETQGVPAITLGSEEFPAFYSRRSGFASPLTVASEAEAARVLHAKWSLGLRGGVLLANPIPEEAEIPAEEITPHIERALADMAALGLTGKETTPYLLGRIVEITEGRSLAANIALVRHNAAVAARVASAYAALRA
- a CDS encoding carbohydrate kinase; its protein translation is MPPSLTDRERDLLTLIREAPLSTPEELARRLGTSRGAVNVHVSNLIRKGALLGRGYVVAPDAAPYVVVFGGANMDIKARTLAPAVPGTSNPGTGTQAPGGVARNIAENLARLGVDTRLIAAVGRDPHGDLLLRETEAAGVDVRSVLRLDGPTGTYTAVLDDRGELLIAVAAMGSMDALTPAAVQERRGVLRGAAWVVADGNLSPDTLTHLLSLCTEAGVPVVFEPVSEPKAARLLPALASGLPPHTVTPNVGELGALVGRAVPDTLETLRDAASELHGQGIDTVWVRRGERGSLLSGPEGVAELPALPADVADVTGAGDAMLAAYLAALLGGADPEEAARHGHAAAALTVESPHTVSPTLTPAAVRSRLGRPQP
- a CDS encoding HpcH/HpaI aldolase/citrate lyase family protein, with the protein product MSVRPWRSVLYVPGDKPRAVEKARTLGADAVILDLEDAVAPEHKDAARENVAAALRTPWPCPVLVRVNGLGTPWEHADRELALRAGADGLVLPKVEDAATVRDLHLRVPLWAMIETPTGVLHAAGIAAAPGVAGLIVGANDLARALRTRPDPARTPLLHALSAVVLAARAHGKVPLDAVYNDVRDPEGFERECGQGRTLGFSGKTVIHPGQIEIANRALGVSEVEAEAARGLIAAWTQARQEGRSVATYRGALVEQMHVDEAQETLALWEAARTDRPLA
- a CDS encoding VOC family protein, whose amino-acid sequence is MRALETCLYVDDLDRAETFYSEVLGLSLFGKVAGRHLFYRLDGSMLLIFHPEASAQPGDVPPHAGKPGGHACLAIPGEETDGWQARLEGHGLRVTRYAWGNRGESLYFHDPAGNVLELAPASIWGLTLET
- a CDS encoding RIO1 family regulatory kinase/ATPase domain-containing protein, whose product is MKGRFYGDDAPGEEKFRRQRRAPQGRRRVAALTAEGEDTSEDDVIARLKALGHVTEVLAELKSGKEATAYVARGPRGTLLLKLYRDLQARSFQRDEVYRAGVYIPDARAAKAMAGRSRKGLEMLHQGWVCAEYTHLWHLWEAGLNVPEPLVGPSPFDYSATAPAVLMRLIGHEDQPAPRLSEASLTPEEARRAWDQALSGMADMLRLGYAHGDYSTYNLLWWENTVTIIDFPQLTTRQNPHFRDLLARDAQSLATSFRRHGVQASGDATLREVQRRALGPGPTPRVLLP